From the Sinorhizobium garamanticum genome, one window contains:
- a CDS encoding nucleotidyl transferase AbiEii/AbiGii toxin family protein has protein sequence MADYLHRHPEFADLLRIVGEEIGILPALVEKDYWIMHCLFGLKQAGYSFELKGGTSLSKGFGIIDRFSEDIDLRINPPEGMTVAVGRNQDKPKQIESRRNFYDRLAEEISIDGITSIERDHIFDDEKFRSGGIRVHYPAATSDETDLKEGVLLEIGFDDVTPNRPVDISSWAYDFAADKVDIADNRALGIACYHPGYTLVEKLQTISTKFRKQRETEEFPANFLRHYYDVYALLGNTEVLEFLGSDRYFAHKEKRFRSEERDLTVNLAFNITNDAVFAEYQAAYRSTRSLYYRERPTFEQIIERIREFAPQL, from the coding sequence ATGGCTGATTATCTGCATCGGCACCCGGAATTTGCAGACCTGCTTCGCATTGTCGGCGAGGAAATCGGCATTCTCCCTGCCCTCGTCGAGAAAGACTATTGGATCATGCATTGCCTCTTCGGCCTGAAGCAGGCAGGTTACTCCTTCGAATTGAAAGGCGGCACATCGCTTTCCAAAGGCTTCGGAATTATCGACCGCTTCTCCGAAGACATCGATCTCAGGATAAATCCGCCTGAAGGAATGACTGTCGCCGTCGGCCGCAATCAGGACAAACCGAAACAGATCGAAAGCCGGCGGAATTTCTATGACAGGCTGGCAGAAGAAATCTCGATCGACGGAATAACCAGCATTGAGCGGGATCATATCTTCGATGACGAGAAGTTTCGAAGCGGCGGCATCCGCGTGCATTATCCCGCCGCAACCTCCGATGAAACGGACCTGAAGGAAGGCGTTCTCCTGGAAATCGGATTCGACGATGTTACACCAAACCGGCCGGTCGACATCAGCTCATGGGCATACGATTTTGCAGCCGACAAGGTGGACATTGCTGACAATCGCGCGCTCGGTATCGCCTGCTACCATCCCGGCTACACACTAGTGGAAAAGCTTCAGACCATTTCCACGAAATTCCGCAAGCAGCGCGAAACCGAGGAATTCCCCGCGAACTTCCTGCGCCACTATTATGATGTCTACGCGCTTCTCGGAAATACCGAGGTTCTCGAATTTCTCGGCAGCGACCGCTACTTCGCGCACAAGGAAAAGCGGTTCCGGTCTGAGGAGCGGGACCTGACGGTCAATCTAGCCTTCAACATCACTAACGACGCCGTCTTCGCTGAATATCAGGCAGCCTATCGCAGCACGAGGTCCCTATATTATCGAGAGCGTCCCACCTTCGAACAGATCATTGAGCGTATAAGAGAATTCGCGCCGCAGCTTTGA
- a CDS encoding ABC-three component system protein: MRLIQLPETAIKRGIQDFYRSNTQRAKWARENLLLDGDVARFEAKLQDSWGRKFDEECGDAHTADDASKNAMGRKVFYWASQQQIEFRNVIETWITAGSFHGLADRVKVGWHPNYLDHLSVGADNAAA; this comes from the coding sequence ATGCGTCTGATCCAGTTGCCGGAGACGGCGATAAAACGCGGAATTCAAGATTTCTACCGGTCGAATACTCAACGAGCGAAATGGGCACGAGAGAACCTTCTACTCGATGGCGACGTCGCGCGATTTGAGGCAAAGCTTCAGGATTCCTGGGGACGCAAATTCGACGAAGAGTGCGGCGACGCCCACACAGCCGATGACGCTTCAAAGAACGCAATGGGGCGAAAGGTTTTTTACTGGGCGAGCCAGCAGCAAATCGAATTCCGCAATGTGATCGAGACCTGGATCACGGCAGGGTCGTTTCACGGGTTGGCGGATCGGGTGAAGGTGGGCTGGCATCCGAACTACTTAGATCATCTTTCGGTCGGAGCTGATAATGCCGCGGCTTGA
- a CDS encoding three component ABC system middle component yields MPRLDPWTRRPPEEANLFGPSFLCALSHEFLRDFTKDGRDGASLFLLILALSTALHRSSRERLPYSTVTSLYAWVQDNEDLLIGFASRAQNLTPYLKEAVLFGLATKTIAVDGAGNLRPGERRATFPKSFMDDTTAETKEIIDRSKFMGRWLAKSGSETSVAAALGVRP; encoded by the coding sequence ATGCCGCGGCTTGATCCCTGGACCCGGCGCCCGCCTGAAGAAGCGAACCTCTTTGGCCCTTCGTTTCTCTGCGCGCTTTCGCACGAATTTTTGCGCGACTTCACCAAGGACGGCCGCGATGGCGCGTCGCTCTTCTTGCTGATCCTCGCGCTTTCGACCGCCTTGCACCGAAGCAGCCGGGAGCGGCTGCCCTATTCGACGGTCACATCGCTCTATGCCTGGGTGCAGGATAACGAGGATCTGCTCATCGGATTTGCGTCGAGAGCCCAGAACCTCACGCCCTATTTGAAGGAGGCCGTGCTGTTCGGGCTCGCGACAAAGACGATCGCTGTTGATGGCGCGGGAAACCTTCGGCCAGGAGAGCGCCGTGCAACCTTTCCAAAGTCGTTCATGGACGACACCACCGCAGAAACCAAAGAAATCATAGATAGATCGAAGTTCATGGGTAGATGGCTTGCAAAATCCGGATCTGAAACCTCCGTCGCAGCGGCGTTGGGAGTACGCCCATGA
- a CDS encoding DUF3732 domain-containing protein, whose translation MSFIIKAIVIYSHAGEQQIVPFRETGLNIITGKSKTGKSAIIDIVDYCLGRGSYNVAEGTIRKKVSWFGLHIAKGEDEVFIARDNPGPGAGTGSMVFFCRGRNLAYPSLDEITKNTTEESLKEFVTRFAGIQENEHRPTSGTRPPLEADIGHALCLCFQKQNTIASQDQLFHRMNEQFLPQAMKDTLPYFLGAVDEDHFRLFAELDELQKKLRLLEAQQAKHVQAVDVSRSRLTRILNEGKKVGLIRQDYQAVDDSVFAFLARIGESAIDQPDLTSDFGETIARLRGEQSTLQERLGDLNQDVRAARAFFSDQTEYSREVSEQRSRLKSIELFKTDIESPDQCPFCDSQLESPIPRVTQVRDSLRRVSTQLDGLYRDNPHIQRHIADLESKIGEATDNLKLVQRELQRAVLDDEAAKARQDLIVSRGRFLGRLAEFLESMAPDRDDVELAAEIEQVKGLIAAVRSRINSDDIESRLQTILSFISQKMTDYSGLLDLEHSGSSLRLDVKKLTVVANTFDGPIPLNRMGSGENWVGYHVLSHLAIHWWLRERDRPVPGFLIFDQPTQAYYPPDISEGGLEQIEKDADRAAVKALFKLMAHACQEIRPAFQLIVLDHAHLTDDWFEDAIVREWRGDRALVPYHWQER comes from the coding sequence ATGAGTTTCATCATCAAGGCAATCGTTATCTATAGCCACGCCGGCGAACAGCAGATCGTGCCTTTTCGTGAAACCGGTCTGAATATCATCACGGGCAAATCCAAGACCGGCAAATCGGCGATCATTGATATCGTCGACTACTGCCTTGGTCGCGGCAGCTACAATGTCGCCGAGGGAACGATCCGCAAGAAGGTGTCATGGTTCGGTCTGCACATTGCCAAGGGCGAGGACGAGGTATTCATCGCCCGTGACAACCCAGGTCCGGGCGCCGGCACGGGTTCCATGGTGTTTTTCTGCCGCGGTCGAAACCTCGCCTATCCCTCCCTCGATGAGATAACGAAAAACACCACCGAGGAGAGCCTCAAGGAGTTCGTGACGCGATTTGCGGGGATCCAGGAGAACGAGCACCGACCAACTTCAGGCACCCGCCCGCCATTGGAAGCAGATATCGGACACGCGCTTTGCCTTTGCTTCCAGAAGCAGAACACCATCGCCAGCCAGGACCAGCTCTTCCATCGGATGAACGAGCAGTTCCTGCCTCAAGCGATGAAAGACACCCTCCCCTACTTTCTCGGGGCCGTCGATGAAGATCATTTCCGGCTTTTCGCGGAGTTGGACGAACTCCAAAAGAAGTTGCGGCTTCTGGAAGCTCAGCAGGCCAAGCATGTGCAGGCAGTCGATGTCAGCCGGTCGCGATTGACGAGGATCCTGAACGAAGGAAAGAAGGTCGGACTGATCCGACAGGACTATCAGGCTGTGGACGATAGTGTTTTCGCCTTCCTGGCAAGGATCGGGGAGAGCGCTATCGATCAACCCGACCTCACATCCGATTTCGGGGAGACCATTGCGCGCCTCCGTGGGGAGCAGAGCACGCTGCAGGAGCGTCTGGGAGACCTCAATCAGGACGTTCGAGCCGCGCGAGCCTTTTTCTCCGACCAGACCGAATATTCCCGCGAGGTCAGCGAACAGCGATCCCGCCTAAAGAGCATCGAGCTCTTCAAGACCGACATTGAATCGCCGGACCAATGCCCGTTCTGCGATTCGCAACTGGAATCCCCTATTCCACGCGTTACGCAGGTCCGGGACTCGTTGCGGCGGGTCAGCACCCAGCTTGATGGCCTCTACCGCGACAACCCACATATCCAACGGCATATCGCGGATCTCGAAAGCAAGATTGGCGAAGCCACCGACAATCTGAAGCTGGTTCAAAGGGAGCTACAGCGCGCTGTCCTCGATGATGAGGCAGCCAAGGCCCGTCAGGACCTGATCGTGTCGCGCGGCCGCTTCCTGGGCCGGCTCGCGGAATTTCTTGAATCGATGGCGCCGGATCGGGACGACGTGGAGCTTGCAGCAGAGATCGAGCAGGTCAAAGGCTTGATTGCTGCGGTTCGCTCCCGCATCAACAGCGACGATATTGAGTCACGACTGCAGACGATCCTGAGCTTCATCAGCCAGAAGATGACAGACTATTCCGGCCTGCTCGACCTGGAACACAGTGGAAGCTCGCTGCGGTTGGACGTCAAGAAGCTCACGGTGGTCGCCAATACCTTCGATGGGCCGATCCCGCTGAACCGCATGGGAAGTGGCGAAAACTGGGTGGGCTATCACGTGCTCAGCCACCTTGCGATCCACTGGTGGCTTCGCGAACGGGACCGCCCCGTACCTGGCTTCCTCATTTTCGATCAGCCCACACAAGCCTACTATCCACCGGATATCTCGGAAGGCGGACTCGAGCAGATTGAAAAGGATGCCGATCGGGCCGCTGTGAAAGCCTTGTTCAAGCTGATGGCTCACGCGTGCCAGGAGATCAGGCCTGCCTTCCAGCTGATCGTTCTCGATCATGCTCATCTCACCGATGACTGGTTCGAAGACGCTATCGTAAGGGAATGGCGGGGAGATAGAGCGCTCGTGCCATACCACTGGCAGGAACGATAG
- a CDS encoding GH36-type glycosyl hydrolase domain-containing protein, which yields MAKSVDGHDVSTARRSSAPEVMDSGHAIALLSNGRYSVMVTAAGAGCGTWGDLDVTRWREDVTRDCWGQFCFVRDLANNTLWSIGKQPVFRPANIYEHAFHGDRAEFRCGAEDIDISWKVCIAPDADAEVRALTVVNHGKRKRSLEFTSYSEVCLNNRRADRAHPAFAKLFVETDYDDVTGALFARRRPRHAEERPVWAIHVSSSSQQVGEVLEYETDRLRFLGRGRTPENPAAFDAGTTLSRTTGPVLDAVFCLRRKVNLEPGAIARVAFVTGAADNQLAVRAIAERYSSIDAVDETFSDALENYQTERRDLKLTANKVSRFNRLAGSIAFANPTTRRTVLFKKSRLDRATLWSHGISGDLPIVLVRIDSDSNEALVREVTIAHDFCRRRALPFDLVLFDERGASSTRRLIRKLQAGSEAEMLGKRGGIFVLPAATASDDHVETVAAAARVVLSSKSGSLAIQLDRQSSVAWPSSKMTASRASQVLAEPTAAPDKDLLFWNGFGGFTADGREYVVAVDGVKSQPPALPPAPWSNVIANPRLGCLTTEAGLGYTWSVNSQMNRLTPWSNDPVSDTPGEVVYLRDEETGEVWTPTPLPLGHRAFVTVHHGQGYSRYESDSRKLQQTLTVHVPPNGEIKLVRLGLTNNDSQSRHLSATYYVEWVLGTHREDAAMQVVCERDAHSGAIVARNPWAADFAGNLAFVAASPAANSATADRTEFLGRYGSVFRPAALERTSLGESFGPLQDPCGALMVGISLAPGESKEIIFVLGQAAGLDEVRRLVGDHADVGRARESFAATSRQWDDILNAVQVSTPDIGLNLMMNRWLLYQVLACRVWARSAFYQSGGAFGFRDQLQDVMALVHSAPNETRSQILRAAGRQFTEGDVQHWWHPPSGVGVRTRMTDDLYFLPFVVHHYVSTTGDVRLLDERVPFITSPALKEDQEEHFGIPERSDEAATVYEHCVRALEHGFRLGRHGLPLMGTGDWNDGMNKVGAGGRGESVWNGWFFLTVLKSFATTASSHGDEGRASWCLERAEELRAALEANAWDGAWYRRAYFDDGTPLGSSANDECQIDAIPQAWAVISGSADSERASRAMGAVHERLVRRRDKLIQLFDPPFDKGSLQPGYIKGYVPGIRENGGQYTHAATWVALASALQGDGDRALELWNLLNPINHASTKRDAEHYMVEPYVVSADVYGAPPHTGRGGWTWYTGSAAWLYRVALEATLGLRRQDQTLRFEPCVPASWSGYELSYKHGSATYRIRFDNSKKASRGVRSVTLDGTVLADGIIPLSDDGLTHDVRVAIG from the coding sequence ATGGCAAAATCGGTCGACGGCCATGACGTGTCTACGGCGAGACGCAGTAGCGCTCCCGAGGTGATGGATTCCGGGCATGCGATCGCATTGCTCTCCAACGGTCGCTACAGCGTTATGGTCACTGCCGCAGGTGCCGGTTGCGGCACGTGGGGGGATCTTGACGTTACTCGATGGCGGGAGGACGTCACACGAGATTGCTGGGGGCAGTTTTGCTTCGTTCGAGACCTGGCAAACAACACGCTGTGGTCCATCGGAAAGCAACCAGTCTTCCGACCTGCGAACATCTACGAGCACGCTTTTCATGGAGACAGGGCCGAGTTCCGCTGTGGTGCCGAAGACATCGATATTTCCTGGAAAGTCTGCATCGCACCAGATGCCGACGCAGAAGTGCGGGCGCTTACGGTCGTCAACCATGGCAAGAGGAAACGAAGCCTCGAATTCACCAGCTATTCTGAGGTCTGCCTGAACAATCGCCGCGCGGACAGGGCGCACCCGGCGTTTGCCAAGCTCTTCGTGGAAACAGACTACGACGATGTTACGGGCGCCCTGTTTGCGCGTCGCAGGCCGCGCCATGCAGAAGAAAGACCAGTCTGGGCAATTCATGTTTCCTCATCTAGTCAGCAGGTCGGCGAGGTGCTCGAGTATGAGACCGATAGACTGAGATTCCTCGGACGCGGCCGCACGCCGGAAAATCCCGCGGCATTTGACGCAGGCACAACGCTTTCCAGGACGACAGGCCCCGTACTCGATGCGGTCTTCTGTCTCCGACGGAAAGTCAATCTGGAGCCAGGCGCCATCGCGCGCGTAGCTTTCGTGACGGGAGCCGCCGACAACCAACTGGCAGTCCGGGCAATCGCCGAGCGATACTCGAGTATCGATGCGGTCGATGAGACATTCTCTGACGCGCTGGAGAATTATCAAACCGAACGTCGCGACTTGAAGCTGACTGCAAACAAGGTCTCCCGATTTAACCGCCTGGCGGGCAGTATCGCGTTTGCTAATCCGACCACGCGGCGGACGGTTCTCTTCAAGAAAAGTCGATTGGACCGAGCGACCCTGTGGTCTCATGGAATTTCCGGCGATCTTCCGATCGTGTTGGTTCGCATCGATAGCGACAGCAACGAGGCCCTTGTTCGTGAGGTCACGATTGCGCACGACTTCTGCCGCCGCCGAGCTCTGCCATTTGACCTTGTCTTGTTTGATGAGCGTGGCGCCAGCAGCACGAGGCGACTGATCAGGAAACTGCAAGCCGGCTCGGAAGCCGAAATGCTGGGCAAGCGTGGAGGAATCTTTGTCTTGCCAGCGGCCACCGCCTCCGACGATCATGTGGAAACGGTCGCCGCCGCCGCGCGCGTCGTCTTGTCGAGTAAATCGGGCTCACTCGCCATTCAGCTTGATCGGCAATCCTCGGTCGCATGGCCTTCCTCAAAGATGACGGCATCTCGAGCAAGCCAGGTACTCGCGGAACCCACTGCCGCCCCGGACAAGGATTTGCTGTTTTGGAATGGATTCGGAGGCTTCACCGCTGACGGACGTGAATACGTCGTTGCAGTAGACGGGGTCAAATCGCAACCGCCGGCGCTGCCCCCGGCACCCTGGAGCAACGTCATCGCAAACCCGAGGCTTGGCTGCCTGACGACCGAAGCCGGGCTTGGCTATACATGGTCCGTCAACAGCCAGATGAACCGGCTGACGCCTTGGTCGAACGACCCGGTTTCAGACACGCCTGGCGAGGTCGTTTACTTGCGGGACGAAGAGACCGGAGAGGTCTGGACGCCAACGCCCTTGCCGCTCGGACATCGGGCGTTCGTGACTGTTCATCATGGCCAGGGCTACAGCCGCTATGAAAGTGACAGCCGAAAGCTCCAGCAGACGTTGACCGTGCATGTCCCGCCGAACGGCGAGATCAAGCTCGTTCGTCTCGGGTTGACCAACAATGACTCCCAAAGTCGGCATCTGTCGGCAACGTATTACGTCGAGTGGGTTCTGGGGACACATCGTGAAGACGCTGCGATGCAGGTCGTCTGCGAACGCGATGCCCATTCGGGAGCCATCGTGGCGCGGAACCCATGGGCCGCCGACTTTGCTGGAAATCTGGCGTTTGTGGCCGCCAGCCCAGCCGCGAATTCCGCCACGGCAGATCGCACAGAGTTTCTGGGCAGATACGGTTCCGTTTTTCGGCCGGCGGCCTTGGAGCGAACCAGCCTGGGGGAAAGTTTCGGTCCCCTGCAAGATCCCTGCGGAGCACTGATGGTAGGTATTTCGTTGGCACCCGGCGAGAGCAAGGAGATTATCTTTGTTCTTGGACAGGCAGCAGGGCTCGACGAGGTCCGCCGGCTTGTTGGCGACCACGCCGACGTCGGCCGTGCTCGTGAAAGCTTCGCCGCCACATCTCGCCAGTGGGACGACATTCTCAATGCCGTGCAGGTTTCAACGCCGGACATCGGCTTGAACTTGATGATGAATCGGTGGCTGTTGTACCAGGTGCTCGCTTGTCGAGTCTGGGCGCGCTCCGCGTTCTATCAGTCCGGAGGCGCGTTCGGCTTCAGGGATCAGCTCCAGGATGTGATGGCATTGGTCCACAGTGCGCCGAATGAGACTCGTTCGCAGATTCTGCGGGCGGCCGGCCGCCAATTCACGGAGGGCGACGTCCAACACTGGTGGCATCCTCCGTCCGGCGTCGGGGTGCGCACGCGCATGACCGATGACCTGTATTTTCTGCCTTTCGTGGTTCACCACTATGTTTCGACCACTGGCGATGTCCGCCTGCTCGATGAGCGGGTGCCATTCATCACATCGCCGGCGCTGAAGGAGGACCAGGAAGAGCACTTCGGCATTCCCGAACGCAGCGACGAGGCCGCTACGGTCTACGAGCACTGCGTCCGGGCGTTGGAACACGGGTTCCGGCTCGGCCGCCACGGCTTGCCGCTGATGGGAACGGGCGACTGGAACGACGGCATGAACAAGGTCGGAGCCGGGGGGAGAGGCGAAAGCGTCTGGAACGGCTGGTTCTTCTTGACCGTACTGAAGTCATTTGCGACGACCGCGTCTTCGCACGGCGACGAAGGCCGTGCCAGTTGGTGCCTCGAACGGGCCGAGGAACTGCGCGCTGCCCTGGAAGCAAACGCCTGGGACGGGGCTTGGTATCGCCGCGCCTATTTTGACGACGGCACGCCTCTCGGTTCATCCGCCAACGACGAGTGCCAGATCGATGCCATTCCACAGGCTTGGGCCGTCATCTCCGGCAGTGCCGACAGCGAGCGCGCGTCGAGGGCGATGGGCGCCGTCCATGAAAGGCTCGTGCGCCGGCGGGACAAACTGATCCAGTTGTTCGACCCGCCGTTCGACAAGGGATCCCTGCAGCCGGGCTATATCAAGGGCTATGTCCCCGGCATAAGGGAAAATGGCGGACAGTATACCCATGCAGCCACGTGGGTCGCGCTCGCTTCCGCACTCCAGGGAGACGGCGATCGGGCGCTCGAGCTTTGGAACCTGCTCAATCCGATCAATCACGCTTCGACGAAGCGGGATGCCGAGCATTACATGGTCGAGCCCTATGTCGTCAGCGCCGACGTCTATGGCGCACCGCCCCATACCGGACGTGGTGGCTGGACATGGTACACCGGATCAGCCGCCTGGTTGTATCGAGTGGCGCTGGAAGCCACCCTTGGACTGCGCCGACAAGACCAGACCCTCCGGTTTGAGCCCTGTGTTCCGGCAAGTTGGTCAGGTTACGAGTTGAGCTACAAGCATGGATCGGCGACATACCGCATCCGTTTCGACAACTCAAAGAAAGCCAGCCGGGGAGTGCGTTCCGTTACATTGGACGGAACCGTTCTTGCCGACGGAATCATTCCACTTAGTGACGACGGGCTGACGCACGACGTTCGTGTCGCGATTGGCTAG
- a CDS encoding histidine phosphatase family protein, with amino-acid sequence MNVFVIRHGETEWSLSGQHTGTTDVALTDNGRRQAERMRPVLSRQTFALVLVSPLQRARETCDLAGLGERAIVDPGLKEWNYGEYEGLTPLQIEAKRADWLIFRDGCPGGETPSQVGARVDQVVARARAADGDVALFAHGHVLRVLAARWIGLSPRAGQHFLLNTGTLSVLAYYHEIPAVRIWNGHLAG; translated from the coding sequence GTGAACGTATTCGTGATCAGGCATGGGGAGACTGAGTGGAGCCTAAGCGGACAGCACACCGGCACAACAGACGTCGCCTTGACCGATAACGGACGACGACAGGCGGAAAGGATGCGGCCAGTGCTGTCTAGGCAGACGTTTGCGCTCGTTCTCGTAAGCCCGCTGCAGCGCGCCCGGGAGACTTGTGACTTGGCGGGCCTCGGCGAGAGGGCCATCGTCGATCCAGGCTTGAAGGAATGGAATTACGGCGAATACGAGGGCCTGACGCCTCTTCAAATCGAGGCCAAAAGAGCGGACTGGTTGATTTTCCGGGATGGATGCCCGGGCGGCGAGACACCGTCGCAAGTTGGTGCTCGTGTGGATCAGGTCGTGGCCCGGGCGCGAGCTGCTGACGGCGATGTTGCCCTCTTCGCACATGGGCACGTGCTGCGCGTGCTCGCGGCGAGATGGATTGGGTTGTCACCGCGTGCAGGACAGCATTTTCTCCTGAATACGGGCACGTTGAGCGTTCTCGCCTACTACCACGAGATACCCGCAGTGAGGATCTGGAATGGACACCTCGCTGGCTAG
- a CDS encoding class I fructose-bisphosphate aldolase — MNHDLGSIATALVAKGKGILAADETVPTLTKRFDALGIQSTEESRRTYREMLFLGAAEFISGVIMYDETIRQKSSGGVPLAQLLSDQGILPGIKVDTGAKHLAGSSDEKITEGLDGLRDRLSEYRGMGACFAKWRAVIRIADGLPSTACVSANAHALGRYAALCQEQHLVPIVEPEVLMDGSHTIERCEEVTGVVLHAVFQALFEQRVVLEHMLLKPNMVIAGEACSRPAKVQEVAVATLRCLRRHVPAAVPGIVFLSGGQDDRTATAHLNAINRLPGPKPWNISFSYGRALQDPALTAWHGRDENLKLGQQALYHRARCNGAASLGTYTDQMEAISAGG; from the coding sequence ATGAATCACGATCTGGGGAGCATCGCGACGGCGCTAGTCGCAAAGGGGAAGGGCATTCTGGCGGCGGATGAAACCGTCCCCACTTTGACCAAGCGGTTCGACGCGCTTGGAATCCAATCCACCGAGGAAAGCCGACGCACCTACCGTGAAATGCTCTTCTTGGGCGCGGCAGAGTTCATCAGCGGAGTCATCATGTACGACGAGACTATCCGCCAAAAGAGCTCGGGTGGAGTACCGCTCGCCCAGCTCCTTTCCGACCAGGGAATCCTTCCTGGCATCAAGGTCGATACCGGCGCAAAGCATCTCGCCGGCTCCTCCGACGAGAAGATCACCGAAGGGCTCGACGGACTCCGGGACCGCCTTTCCGAGTACCGCGGTATGGGGGCATGCTTCGCGAAGTGGCGGGCAGTCATTCGTATTGCGGACGGCCTGCCGAGCACCGCATGCGTGAGTGCCAATGCACACGCCCTGGGCCGATACGCTGCGCTCTGTCAGGAGCAGCATCTCGTGCCGATCGTCGAACCGGAAGTGTTGATGGACGGATCGCACACAATCGAGCGCTGCGAAGAGGTCACTGGCGTGGTCCTTCACGCCGTGTTCCAGGCCCTCTTCGAGCAGCGTGTCGTGCTGGAGCACATGCTGCTCAAGCCCAACATGGTGATCGCGGGCGAGGCGTGCTCTCGTCCGGCTAAGGTGCAGGAGGTTGCAGTCGCCACACTCCGCTGTTTGCGTCGGCACGTCCCCGCGGCGGTCCCCGGCATCGTGTTCCTGTCGGGCGGCCAGGACGACCGGACTGCCACCGCTCACCTCAACGCGATCAACCGACTGCCCGGCCCCAAGCCCTGGAACATTAGTTTTTCCTATGGGCGCGCACTCCAGGATCCGGCGTTGACGGCGTGGCATGGGCGCGACGAGAACCTGAAGCTGGGTCAGCAGGCTCTTTACCACCGGGCTCGCTGCAACGGGGCGGCCAGTCTCGGGACGTACACCGATCAGATGGAGGCGATATCAGCCGGCGGGTAG